The Paenibacillus yonginensis genome segment TGTATTCATTATTGACGGGATTGTGAGTACTTTGCGTTCTAATGAGAAACACTACCAGTTACTGCAGCAGATTATGTCCATGCCTTCCACCAAGGTGGTTGAGCATCCGGACGTTTTTATGAAAGAATCCGAATACAATTATGACGATTTTGACATTATTATTGAATTGCGAAACAATCCGGATGAGGAAATCGTTTATGATACGTTTGTAACCATTTATAACGAAGAAATCTAGGGGCAGATTGAGCCATATTAAAAGCAGGAGGTGATGGTAAATGTCAGATTTAGGCCAGCAGCTTAAAGAAGCGCGTTTGGCACGCGGCTTATCGCTGGATGATGTTCAGGAAATGACAAAAATTAGAAAACGATATTTAGAGGCCATCGAGGCCGGTGATTATAAAGTTCTTCCAGGAAGTTTCTATGTTAGAGCGTTTATAAAAACATATGCAGAGGCTGTAGGCGTCAGCTCGGAGGAGCTGCTGAATGAACATCAGCAGACCGTTCCTTCCGCTGAGCCCGAACCGGTTATGGAGCCTGTCTTGCAGCGGAGAAGAACCAAAGCGTCTTCCGAAGGAAATTCCAAGTGGCTTTCCACCGTTCTTATGTGGTCCTTCCTGGTGATTATTGTTGCGGTTATTTATTTAGTGGTGATCAACAATAACAAAGGAGACAGCAATAAAACAGCAGACCCTACTCCGGTTACAAGCGGCGAAGTGTCGCCAAGCGACGCGGCAGCCGGGGTACCGTCGGCAAGCCCTGATCCGTCCGGTGCGGCAGGCGGCGGTCAGGCTTCGGTTCCGCCGACAGCTCCTCCTTCATCAGATCCCGCTTCCTCGGATGCAGCGGGGAATCCGGAAGGTTCGACTCCTCCGGCAACAGACGGTGTTGTCGTGACGCCGGACGGCAAAAAGGGCAGTGCTGTGCAGTTCCAGGTACAAAGCCCGAACGGGGCGCCTGTTCCCGTGCAGATC includes the following:
- a CDS encoding RodZ domain-containing protein, giving the protein MSDLGQQLKEARLARGLSLDDVQEMTKIRKRYLEAIEAGDYKVLPGSFYVRAFIKTYAEAVGVSSEELLNEHQQTVPSAEPEPVMEPVLQRRRTKASSEGNSKWLSTVLMWSFLVIIVAVIYLVVINNNKGDSNKTADPTPVTSGEVSPSDAAAGVPSASPDPSGAAGGGQASVPPTAPPSSDPASSDAAGNPEGSTPPATDGVVVTPDGKKGSAVQFQVQSPNGAPVPVQITASGGKSWVEVRRVDKDGEKLYYQNLEDGQTITYDLDSQGMFVKSGASPYTTITVGGQPVVDERNTAKIQLNLVSPEDAGSAGGTTDNAEGTEGTSAP